The Mycolicibacterium smegmatis genome has a window encoding:
- a CDS encoding ArsR/SmtB family transcription factor, whose translation MDVFEAIAEPSRRALLDALVDGERTAGELVATLPELTQPTVSRHLKVLREVGLVEVRPDAQRRIYALRADGLMQIDRWIERYRRHWIDHLDTLERHLESTHKEAK comes from the coding sequence GTGGACGTCTTCGAGGCGATAGCAGAACCGAGCAGGCGCGCACTACTCGATGCCCTGGTCGACGGTGAACGCACGGCAGGCGAGCTGGTCGCGACGCTGCCCGAGCTGACGCAGCCGACGGTGTCGCGGCACCTCAAGGTGCTGCGCGAGGTCGGCCTGGTCGAGGTGCGGCCCGACGCGCAGCGGCGCATCTACGCGTTGCGCGCTGACGGGCTGATGCAGATCGACCGGTGGATCGAGCGGTATCGGCGTCATTGGATCGACCACCTCGACACCCTCGAGCGCCACCTCGAATCCACCCACAAGGAGGCGAAATGA
- a CDS encoding SRPBCC family protein, which produces MTDREGKLTIEGDLAVLRFERRLPYPVEAVWAAITDPQQRGQWLGETTIDAREGGRIEMIPDGPGVPTEHKKMTGRIRVWDPPRVFEHEWHQPILAETGSVRYELTPDGEGTVLRFTHRGLTPRDGQGFLPGTHAFFDRMEAYLAGEPLPDWATRYQEVARSKNGGTNHA; this is translated from the coding sequence ATGACCGACCGCGAAGGAAAACTGACGATCGAGGGCGATCTGGCCGTGCTCCGATTCGAACGCCGTCTCCCCTACCCCGTCGAGGCGGTGTGGGCCGCCATCACCGACCCGCAACAGCGCGGGCAGTGGCTGGGTGAGACCACGATCGACGCGCGCGAGGGCGGACGCATCGAGATGATCCCCGACGGACCGGGAGTGCCGACCGAACACAAGAAGATGACGGGCCGGATCCGTGTCTGGGATCCTCCGCGGGTTTTCGAGCACGAGTGGCATCAGCCGATCCTGGCCGAAACCGGTTCGGTGCGTTACGAACTCACGCCTGACGGCGAGGGCACGGTGCTTCGCTTCACCCACCGTGGCCTGACCCCGCGCGACGGGCAGGGCTTCCTGCCCGGCACCCACGCCTTCTTCGACCGGATGGAGGCGTACCTGGCCGGCGAGCCGTTGCCGGACTGGGCCACCAGATACCAAGAAGTCGCACGATCCAAGAACGGAGGAACCAACCATGCCTGA
- a CDS encoding flavodoxin family protein, with amino-acid sequence MPDTHNGADIAAPNVAVVYHSGFGHTATLADAVAEGAREAGAAVDLIAVASMSDDDWDRLDSADAMIFGSPTYMGNVAAAFQSFAEQTGRRCVEGTWQDKVAAGFTNSGGKGGDKLNTLISLAVFAAQHHMHWVSLGLGPGWNHSMASENDLNRLGFFLGAGAATDVDLDAASVHPADVQTCRHLGRRVALVTRQLNIGRTLTPAASAPAAS; translated from the coding sequence ATGCCTGACACGCACAACGGAGCCGACATCGCGGCACCGAACGTCGCCGTGGTCTACCACTCGGGGTTCGGGCACACCGCAACCCTGGCCGACGCGGTCGCCGAGGGCGCCCGCGAAGCCGGTGCGGCGGTGGACCTGATCGCCGTCGCCTCGATGTCGGACGATGACTGGGACCGGCTCGACAGCGCCGACGCGATGATCTTCGGCAGCCCCACCTATATGGGCAACGTCGCAGCGGCATTCCAGAGTTTCGCCGAGCAGACCGGCCGCCGCTGTGTCGAGGGCACTTGGCAGGACAAGGTCGCGGCCGGCTTCACCAACTCCGGGGGCAAGGGCGGCGACAAGCTCAACACCCTGATCTCACTCGCGGTCTTCGCCGCACAACACCACATGCATTGGGTCAGCCTGGGTTTGGGGCCGGGTTGGAACCACTCCATGGCCAGCGAGAACGACCTGAACCGGCTGGGCTTCTTCCTGGGTGCGGGCGCGGCCACCGACGTGGACCTCGACGCCGCATCGGTGCACCCCGCTGACGTCCAGACGTGCAGGCACCTGGGGCGGCGGGTCGCGCTGGTGACGCGTCAGCTCAACATCGGCCGCACGCTCACACCAGCGGCTTCAGCTCCTGCAGCATCGTAG
- a CDS encoding FAD-containing oxidoreductase gives MARTFDAIVIGAGQAGPPLAGRLTDAGQTVAVIERKYVGGTCVNTGCIPTKTLVASAHAAHLARRGSEYGVGTGDVTVDMARVKARKDKIMLGDRHGVESWIEGMDGATLIRGHARFVDPHTVDVDGERLTAERIFLNVGGRAVVPEFPGLDGIDYMTNTGILELDSVPEHLVIIGGSYIALEFAQMYRRFGAAVTVVEKGPRLTAREDEDVSAAIRDILEAEGITVVLDATGIRFTKRDNGFDVVPRDDAQPIAGTHLLLAVGRQPNTDDLDLQKAGVEVDERGFIVVDDQLRTNVEHIWAMGDCNGKGAFTHTSYNDFEIVAANLLDDDPRRVSDRVPTYALYIDPPLGRAGLTEAQVRASGRKALVGKRPMTRVGRAVEKGETQGFMKVVVDAETQEILGAAILGVGGDEVVHAILDIMAAKEPYTAISRTMHIHPTVSELVPTMLQELKPLV, from the coding sequence ATGGCACGTACCTTCGACGCGATCGTCATCGGCGCGGGCCAGGCCGGACCACCGCTGGCCGGACGGTTGACCGACGCCGGCCAGACCGTCGCGGTCATCGAACGCAAATACGTCGGCGGCACCTGCGTCAACACCGGGTGCATCCCCACCAAGACCTTGGTCGCCAGCGCGCATGCCGCCCACCTCGCGCGTCGCGGAAGCGAATACGGCGTCGGCACAGGCGATGTCACGGTCGACATGGCCAGGGTCAAGGCCCGCAAGGACAAGATCATGCTCGGCGACCGGCACGGCGTCGAGTCGTGGATCGAAGGCATGGACGGGGCCACCCTGATCCGCGGCCACGCCCGATTCGTCGACCCCCACACCGTCGACGTCGACGGTGAACGGCTCACCGCAGAGCGGATCTTCCTCAACGTCGGTGGCCGCGCCGTGGTGCCCGAGTTCCCGGGCCTCGACGGCATCGACTACATGACCAACACCGGCATCCTCGAACTCGACTCGGTGCCAGAACATCTCGTGATCATCGGCGGCAGCTACATCGCGCTGGAGTTCGCGCAGATGTACCGACGCTTCGGTGCGGCCGTCACCGTGGTCGAGAAGGGCCCGCGCCTGACCGCGCGTGAGGACGAGGACGTGTCCGCGGCGATCAGGGACATCCTGGAGGCCGAAGGCATCACCGTGGTGCTCGACGCGACCGGCATCCGGTTCACCAAGCGTGACAACGGTTTCGACGTCGTTCCACGCGACGACGCCCAACCGATCGCCGGCACGCACCTGCTGCTCGCGGTCGGGCGGCAGCCCAACACCGACGATCTCGATCTGCAGAAGGCCGGAGTCGAGGTCGACGAGCGCGGCTTCATCGTCGTCGACGATCAGTTGCGCACCAACGTCGAGCACATCTGGGCGATGGGGGACTGCAACGGCAAGGGGGCTTTCACCCACACGTCCTACAACGATTTCGAGATCGTCGCCGCCAACCTGCTCGACGATGATCCGCGTCGGGTCAGCGACCGGGTGCCCACCTACGCGCTCTACATCGACCCGCCGCTGGGGCGTGCGGGGTTGACCGAGGCCCAGGTACGGGCGTCAGGCCGAAAGGCGTTGGTGGGCAAGCGTCCCATGACGCGCGTGGGGCGTGCCGTGGAGAAGGGGGAGACGCAGGGCTTCATGAAGGTCGTCGTCGACGCCGAGACACAGGAGATCCTCGGCGCGGCCATCCTCGGGGTGGGTGGCGACGAGGTGGTTCACGCGATCCTCGACATCATGGCGGCCAAGGAACCCTATACCGCGATATCGCGCACCATGCACATCCATCCCACCGTCAGCGAGTTGGTGCCTACGATGCTGCAGGAGCTGAAGCCGCTGGTGTGA
- a CDS encoding DUF4126 family protein, producing the protein MTHFLVLLLALLIGVVAGLRAMTAPAAVAWAAALQWINLDNTWVEWLAHPITVTVLTILAVGELVTDKLPKTPSRKTAIQFGTRLVTGAFAGAVIGTAWGYKFGGLGAGMIGAVLGTLGGAEARRRLVAATGGRDLPIALSEDAVAVLGGFGIAALTAVV; encoded by the coding sequence ATGACGCACTTTCTGGTTCTGTTGTTGGCCCTTCTCATCGGCGTGGTGGCCGGCCTGCGGGCGATGACTGCCCCGGCGGCGGTGGCGTGGGCCGCGGCGCTGCAGTGGATCAACCTGGACAACACCTGGGTTGAGTGGCTGGCCCATCCGATCACCGTGACGGTTCTGACGATCCTGGCCGTGGGTGAGTTGGTCACCGACAAGCTGCCGAAGACCCCGAGTCGCAAGACCGCGATCCAGTTCGGGACGCGATTGGTCACCGGCGCGTTCGCCGGGGCCGTCATCGGAACCGCATGGGGCTACAAGTTCGGCGGCTTGGGCGCCGGGATGATCGGCGCGGTGCTCGGCACTCTGGGCGGCGCCGAGGCCCGACGACGGCTCGTCGCCGCGACCGGTGGGCGTGACCTTCCGATCGCGTTGTCGGAGGACGCCGTTGCCGTCCTCGGCGGTTTCGGTATCGCGGCGCTCACGGCGGTGGTGTGA
- the hisG gene encoding ATP phosphoribosyltransferase has product MLRVAVPNKGALSESAAEILAEAGYRRRRDPKDLTVVDPGNNVEFFFLRPKDIAIYVGSGQLDLGITGRDLAADSDAPVRERLSLGFGNSTFRYAAPAGREWTTADLAGKRIATSFPNLVRKDLAAHGIDATVIRLDGAVEISIQLGVADVIADVVGSGRTLGLHNLVAFGDPLCESEAVLIERDGADGDENAAARDQLTARVQGVVFGQQYLMLDYDCPRAVLDRATAVTPGLESPTIAPLADPDWVAVRALVPRRDVNAIMDEIAAIGAKAILASDIRFCRF; this is encoded by the coding sequence ATGTTGCGCGTGGCGGTCCCCAACAAGGGTGCGCTGAGTGAATCGGCCGCCGAGATCCTCGCCGAGGCCGGTTACCGGCGCCGGCGTGACCCCAAGGATCTCACGGTTGTCGACCCGGGCAACAACGTCGAGTTCTTCTTCCTGCGGCCCAAGGACATCGCGATCTACGTGGGTTCCGGTCAGCTCGACCTCGGCATCACGGGGCGTGATCTGGCGGCCGATTCGGATGCCCCGGTGCGCGAGCGCCTCTCGCTGGGCTTCGGCAACTCGACGTTCCGTTATGCCGCGCCCGCCGGGCGCGAGTGGACCACCGCCGACCTCGCGGGCAAGCGCATCGCGACGTCGTTCCCCAACCTGGTGCGCAAGGATCTCGCGGCGCACGGCATCGACGCGACGGTGATCCGCCTCGACGGCGCCGTCGAGATCTCGATCCAGCTCGGCGTCGCCGACGTCATCGCCGACGTGGTCGGCTCCGGTCGCACGCTGGGTCTGCATAATTTGGTGGCGTTCGGCGATCCGCTGTGCGAGTCCGAGGCCGTCCTCATCGAACGGGACGGTGCCGACGGCGACGAGAACGCAGCGGCGCGCGACCAGCTCACAGCACGCGTACAGGGTGTGGTGTTCGGTCAGCAGTACCTCATGCTGGACTACGACTGCCCGCGTGCGGTTTTGGATCGGGCCACCGCGGTGACCCCGGGTCTGGAATCGCCGACGATCGCGCCACTGGCCGATCCGGACTGGGTCGCGGTGCGCGCGTTGGTGCCGCGACGCGACGTCAACGCGATCATGGACGAGATCGCGGCCATCGGTGCGAAAGCGATTCTGGCCTCCGATATCCGGTTCTGCCGATTCTGA
- a CDS encoding phosphoribosyl-ATP diphosphatase, translated as MKQFMLVKTFDALFAELSDKARTRPAGSGTVAALDAGVHGIGKKILEEAGEVWLAAEHEGDEALAEEISQLLYWTQVLMVSRGLTLDDVYRKL; from the coding sequence ATGAAACAATTCATGCTCGTGAAGACTTTCGATGCCTTGTTCGCCGAGCTCAGCGACAAAGCGCGGACCCGTCCTGCCGGTAGCGGCACGGTCGCCGCGCTCGACGCCGGCGTACATGGGATCGGCAAGAAGATCCTCGAAGAGGCCGGTGAGGTGTGGCTGGCGGCCGAGCATGAGGGCGACGAGGCGCTGGCCGAGGAGATCAGCCAGTTGCTGTACTGGACGCAGGTGCTCATGGTGTCGCGCGGCCTGACCCTCGACGACGTCTACCGGAAGCTGTGA
- a CDS encoding sugar porter family MFS transporter, translating to MSHGPVSDDTPSIFGDDDQAASSGRTAVRIAAVAALGGLLFGYDSAVINGAVDSIQEDFGIGNYALGLAVASALLGAAAGALSAGRIADRIGRIAVMKIAAVLFLISAFGSGFSPETISLVVFRIIGGVGVGVASVIAPAYIAETSPPGIRGRLGSLQQLAIVLGIFASFAVNWLLQWAAGGPNEVLAMGLDAWRWMFLAMAVPAVVYGALAFTIPESPRYLVATHKIPEARRVLSMLLGQKNLEITITRIRDTLEREDKPSWRDLKKPTGGIYGIVWVGLGLSIFQQFVGINVIFYYSNVLWQAVGFSADQSAIYTVITSVVNVLTTLIAIALIDKIGRKPLLLIGSAGMAVTLATMAVIFANATVKPDGTPDLPGASGLIALIAANLFVVAFGMSWGPVVWVLLGEMFPNRFRAAALGLAAAGQWAANWLITVSFPELRNHLGLAYGFYALCAVLSFLFVSKWVEETRGKNLEDMHAEALGH from the coding sequence ATGTCACACGGTCCGGTAAGCGACGACACTCCGTCGATCTTCGGTGACGACGATCAGGCGGCCTCCTCCGGTCGCACCGCGGTCCGGATCGCGGCGGTCGCGGCCCTCGGCGGTCTCCTGTTCGGCTACGACAGCGCCGTGATCAACGGTGCCGTGGACTCCATCCAAGAGGACTTCGGCATCGGCAACTACGCCCTGGGACTCGCGGTGGCGTCGGCGCTGCTGGGTGCTGCCGCAGGCGCACTGTCGGCCGGCCGTATCGCCGACCGCATCGGGCGCATCGCGGTGATGAAGATCGCCGCGGTGTTGTTTCTCATCAGCGCCTTCGGATCGGGTTTCTCACCCGAGACCATCAGCTTGGTGGTGTTCCGCATCATCGGCGGTGTCGGTGTGGGTGTGGCGTCGGTGATCGCGCCCGCCTACATCGCAGAGACGTCGCCGCCGGGAATCCGGGGACGTCTCGGATCGCTCCAGCAACTCGCCATCGTGTTGGGCATCTTCGCGTCCTTCGCGGTCAACTGGCTGTTGCAGTGGGCGGCGGGCGGTCCCAACGAGGTGCTGGCGATGGGACTCGACGCGTGGCGCTGGATGTTCCTCGCGATGGCCGTGCCGGCCGTCGTGTACGGGGCGCTCGCGTTCACGATTCCCGAGTCGCCGCGTTATCTCGTTGCCACACACAAGATCCCAGAAGCGCGCCGGGTGCTGAGCATGCTGCTCGGGCAGAAGAACCTGGAGATCACCATCACGCGTATCCGCGACACCCTTGAGCGCGAGGACAAACCGTCGTGGCGCGATCTGAAGAAGCCCACCGGCGGGATCTACGGGATCGTGTGGGTCGGTCTGGGCCTGTCGATCTTCCAGCAGTTCGTCGGTATCAACGTGATCTTCTACTACTCGAATGTGCTGTGGCAGGCCGTCGGTTTCAGCGCCGACCAGTCCGCGATCTACACCGTGATCACGTCGGTGGTCAACGTGCTGACGACGTTGATCGCGATCGCGCTGATCGACAAGATCGGCCGCAAACCGCTCCTGCTGATCGGTTCGGCGGGGATGGCGGTCACGCTGGCCACCATGGCGGTCATCTTCGCCAACGCCACGGTCAAACCCGACGGCACGCCCGATCTGCCCGGCGCGTCCGGCTTGATCGCACTCATCGCGGCGAACCTGTTCGTGGTCGCTTTCGGTATGTCGTGGGGGCCGGTGGTCTGGGTGCTGCTGGGGGAGATGTTCCCCAACCGCTTCCGTGCGGCCGCGCTGGGCCTGGCGGCGGCCGGGCAGTGGGCCGCGAACTGGTTGATCACCGTCAGCTTCCCCGAGCTGCGCAACCACCTGGGCCTGGCCTACGGCTTCTATGCGCTGTGTGCGGTGCTGTCGTTCCTCTTCGTGAGCAAGTGGGTGGAGGAGACCAGGGGTAAGAATCTGGAGGACATGCACGCCGAAGCGCTGGGGCACTGA
- a CDS encoding HAD family hydrolase, which produces MLAVLWDMDGTLVDSEKLWDISMHALYARMGAVLTPEVRESTVGGSSETVMRIVYEDIGLEPDPAAMAESADWLHAYTGELFEQGLPWRPGAQEMLDALVAAEVPMALVTNTRRDLAERALNSIGRHYFSVSVCGDEVPSGKPAPDPYLRAAELLGVPVARCLAVEDSVTGTTAAEAAGCPVLVIPNDVAVPHGPRRKQVESLSLLGVDDLRAIHAELGPERLSA; this is translated from the coding sequence ATGCTGGCGGTGTTGTGGGACATGGACGGCACCCTGGTCGACTCCGAAAAGCTGTGGGACATCTCGATGCACGCGCTGTATGCGCGGATGGGCGCGGTGCTCACGCCGGAGGTGCGGGAATCGACGGTCGGTGGTTCATCGGAAACGGTGATGCGCATCGTCTACGAGGACATCGGGCTCGAACCCGATCCCGCGGCGATGGCGGAATCTGCGGACTGGCTGCATGCCTACACCGGTGAGTTGTTCGAACAGGGCTTGCCGTGGCGACCGGGTGCGCAGGAGATGCTCGATGCGCTGGTCGCTGCCGAGGTCCCGATGGCGCTGGTGACCAACACCCGACGCGATCTCGCCGAGCGTGCGCTGAACAGCATTGGGCGCCATTACTTTTCGGTGAGCGTATGCGGCGACGAGGTGCCCAGCGGCAAGCCCGCGCCGGATCCGTATCTGCGTGCCGCCGAACTGCTCGGCGTGCCCGTCGCGCGCTGCCTGGCGGTCGAGGACTCCGTGACCGGTACGACGGCGGCCGAGGCCGCGGGCTGCCCGGTGCTGGTGATCCCCAACGACGTGGCGGTGCCGCACGGCCCGCGCCGCAAGCAGGTGGAGTCGCTGAGCCTGCTCGGGGTCGACGATCTGCGCGCAATCCATGCCGAGCTGGGTCCAGAGCGCCTGAGCGCCTGA
- a CDS encoding NmrA family NAD(P)-binding protein has product MTILVTGATGNIGRRIVDRLVELGANDIRALTKNPAKANLPAGVSVFTGYLGAVASLDGVFDGVDRMYLAPLTQTLDATLELIRRAGVGYVVALSGGAHWAEHAGKVRASGVAHTQLGPGEFLDNFTIWADQIKQTGTVREPYPDVVEAPISMDDIARVAAALLVEPAHRGQMLELTGPEALSRAEIAAQIGVGIGRTVTFETCTHDEAVALLTPVMGDAATWYYDLVRSRVEPQRANRIVDEITGTPAEAVPQWAARNAGLFG; this is encoded by the coding sequence ATGACGATTCTTGTGACCGGCGCCACCGGGAACATCGGCCGACGCATCGTGGATCGACTGGTCGAGTTGGGAGCCAACGACATCCGTGCATTGACAAAGAATCCGGCGAAAGCGAATCTGCCCGCTGGTGTGAGCGTTTTCACGGGCTATCTCGGCGCCGTCGCATCGCTGGACGGCGTGTTCGACGGTGTGGACCGCATGTACCTGGCACCCCTGACACAGACTCTCGACGCGACGCTCGAACTCATCCGGCGGGCCGGCGTCGGCTACGTCGTCGCGCTGTCGGGCGGTGCGCACTGGGCCGAGCACGCCGGCAAGGTGCGCGCCTCGGGTGTGGCCCACACACAACTGGGACCGGGCGAGTTCCTCGACAACTTCACGATCTGGGCCGACCAGATCAAACAGACGGGGACCGTCCGCGAGCCCTACCCCGACGTCGTCGAGGCCCCGATCAGCATGGACGACATCGCCCGCGTCGCCGCGGCGCTGCTCGTCGAGCCCGCACACCGGGGACAGATGCTCGAACTCACCGGCCCCGAGGCGCTGAGCCGCGCCGAGATCGCCGCGCAGATCGGCGTCGGCATCGGACGCACCGTCACGTTCGAGACGTGCACGCACGACGAGGCGGTCGCCCTGCTGACGCCCGTCATGGGCGACGCCGCGACTTGGTACTACGACCTGGTGCGCTCCCGCGTCGAACCGCAACGTGCCAACCGGATCGTCGACGAGATCACCGGAACACCGGCGGAGGCGGTCCCGCAGTGGGCGGCCCGCAACGCCGGATTGTTCGGGTAG